A genome region from Rhodanobacter thiooxydans includes the following:
- the dxs gene encoding 1-deoxy-D-xylulose-5-phosphate synthase, protein MNDLSHYPHLAPIETPADLRRVSDEELPAVADELRQYLIEAVASSGGHFGAGLGVVELTVALHHEFDTPHDRLVWDVGHQCYPHKILTGRRDRITTIKKKDGLAPFPRREESEYDTFGVGHSSTSISAALGMAVAAQRKGDHRKVVAVIGDGAMTAGMAFEALNHGGDIEPDMLVVFNDNGMSISENVGALTKMMARAMASRRLNAVRERAKRAIPKQSFAGRWFKRWEEHTKGMFVPSTLFEELGFHYTGPIDGHNIPQLLQALRTVKNLPGPQLLHVITTKGKGYAPAEQAQIEYHAVGPFDPEAGVVKKPAPARPTYTDIFSDWLCDQAAADERLLGITPAMREGSGLVRFSKKYPERYFDVAIAEQHAVTLAAGMACEGAKPVVAIYSTFLQRAYDQAIHDVALQNLDVTFAIDRAGVVGPDGATHSGSFDLTYLRCLPNMVIMAPADENECRMMLSTGFHHHGPAAIRYPRGTGPGAAIHRQLDTLPIGKAELRRRGHGLALLSFGAMLAPAATIAAELGATLVNMRFVKPLDEALIVELAKTHDAFVTLEDNAIAGGAGSAVAECLTAHGIVLPMLHLGLPDAYLEHGSREEVLSMAGLDLPGIRHAIRARFPQLVTVAANAG, encoded by the coding sequence ATGAACGACCTTTCCCACTACCCCCACCTGGCGCCGATCGAGACGCCGGCCGACCTGCGCCGCGTGAGCGACGAGGAACTGCCCGCCGTCGCCGACGAGCTGCGCCAGTACCTGATCGAGGCAGTGGCCAGCTCCGGCGGTCACTTCGGCGCCGGCCTGGGCGTGGTGGAACTCACCGTGGCGCTGCACCACGAATTCGACACCCCGCACGACCGCCTGGTGTGGGACGTCGGCCACCAGTGCTACCCGCACAAGATCCTCACCGGGCGCCGCGACCGCATCACCACGATCAAGAAGAAGGACGGCCTGGCGCCGTTCCCGCGGCGCGAGGAAAGCGAGTACGACACCTTCGGCGTCGGCCATTCGTCCACCTCGATCTCGGCCGCGCTGGGCATGGCGGTCGCCGCGCAGCGCAAGGGCGACCACCGCAAGGTGGTGGCGGTGATCGGCGATGGCGCGATGACCGCCGGCATGGCGTTCGAGGCGCTCAACCACGGCGGCGACATCGAGCCGGACATGCTGGTGGTGTTCAACGACAACGGCATGTCGATCAGCGAGAACGTCGGTGCGCTGACCAAGATGATGGCGCGCGCAATGGCCAGCCGGCGGCTCAATGCGGTGCGCGAGCGGGCCAAGCGGGCGATCCCGAAGCAGTCCTTCGCCGGCCGCTGGTTCAAGCGCTGGGAAGAACACACCAAGGGCATGTTCGTGCCCTCCACGCTGTTCGAGGAGCTGGGCTTCCACTACACCGGCCCGATCGACGGCCACAACATCCCGCAACTGCTGCAGGCGCTGCGCACGGTGAAGAACCTGCCCGGCCCGCAGCTGCTGCACGTGATCACCACCAAGGGCAAGGGCTATGCCCCGGCCGAGCAGGCGCAGATCGAGTACCACGCGGTCGGCCCGTTCGACCCCGAGGCCGGCGTGGTCAAGAAACCCGCGCCGGCCAGGCCCACCTACACCGACATCTTCAGCGACTGGCTATGCGACCAGGCTGCCGCCGACGAGCGCCTGCTCGGCATCACCCCGGCGATGCGCGAGGGTTCCGGCCTGGTGCGATTCTCGAAGAAATACCCCGAGCGCTACTTCGACGTGGCGATCGCCGAACAGCACGCGGTGACGCTGGCCGCCGGCATGGCCTGCGAAGGGGCCAAGCCGGTGGTGGCGATCTACTCCACCTTCCTGCAGCGCGCCTATGACCAGGCGATCCACGACGTGGCGCTGCAGAACCTCGACGTCACCTTCGCCATCGACCGCGCCGGCGTGGTCGGCCCGGACGGCGCCACCCATTCGGGCAGCTTCGACCTGACCTACCTGCGCTGCCTGCCGAACATGGTCATCATGGCGCCGGCCGACGAGAACGAGTGCCGCATGATGCTGAGCACCGGCTTCCACCACCACGGCCCCGCCGCCATCCGCTACCCGCGCGGCACCGGCCCCGGCGCCGCGATCCACCGGCAACTCGACACGCTGCCGATCGGCAAGGCCGAGCTGCGCCGGCGCGGCCACGGCCTGGCCCTGCTCAGCTTCGGCGCCATGCTGGCGCCGGCCGCCACGATCGCCGCCGAGCTCGGCGCCACCCTGGTCAACATGCGCTTCGTGAAGCCACTGGACGAAGCCCTGATCGTGGAACTGGCGAAGACCCACGACGCCTTCGTCACGCTGGAAGACAACGCGATCGCCGGCGGCGCCGGCTCCGCCGTGGCCGAATGCCTGACCGCGCACGGCATCGTGCTGCCGATGCTGCACCTGGGTCTGCCGGATGCCTACCTCGAGCACGGCAGCCGCGAGGAAGTGCTGAGCATGGCCGGCCTCGATCTGCCGGGCATCCGCCACGCCATCCGCGCGCGCTTTCCGCAACTGGTCACCGTCGCGGCCAACGCGGGCTGA
- the prmC gene encoding peptide chain release factor N(5)-glutamine methyltransferase: MPDVRAMLAAAVVRLGERADAEALLLHVLQQPRSWLFAHADEVPDMDVQTAYAALVERRAAGEPVAYITGRRGFWSLELEVNPATLIPRPETELLVELALQRLPSVAACNVADLGTGSGAVALAIARERPRARVVATDASAAALAVAQRNAQRLGLGNVAFVHGDWLAPLAGQHFDLIVSNPPYIEAADPHLAQGDLRFEPPAALASGPDGLDAIRRIVRDARAHLHPDAWLLFEHGWNQGLAARVLLAEAGYADVFSALDLEQRDRVSGGRRSA; the protein is encoded by the coding sequence ATGCCTGACGTGCGCGCCATGCTGGCCGCCGCCGTGGTGCGTCTCGGCGAGCGCGCCGACGCCGAAGCGCTGCTGCTGCACGTGCTGCAGCAGCCACGCAGCTGGCTGTTCGCACACGCCGACGAGGTGCCGGATATGGACGTCCAGACGGCTTATGCCGCCCTGGTCGAACGCCGCGCCGCGGGCGAGCCAGTGGCCTATATCACCGGCCGGCGCGGCTTCTGGTCGCTGGAGCTGGAAGTGAATCCGGCCACGCTGATCCCGCGCCCGGAAACCGAACTGCTGGTGGAGCTGGCGCTGCAGCGCCTGCCGTCAGTCGCCGCCTGCAACGTGGCCGACCTCGGCACCGGCAGCGGCGCGGTCGCGCTGGCCATTGCGCGCGAGCGACCACGCGCCCGGGTGGTCGCCACCGACGCCAGCGCCGCCGCACTCGCCGTCGCCCAGCGCAATGCGCAACGCCTTGGCCTCGGCAACGTGGCCTTCGTGCACGGCGACTGGCTGGCCCCTCTGGCCGGCCAGCACTTCGACCTGATCGTCTCCAACCCCCCCTACATCGAGGCCGCCGACCCGCACCTGGCGCAAGGCGACCTGCGTTTCGAGCCGCCCGCGGCGCTTGCCTCCGGCCCCGACGGCCTCGATGCCATTCGCCGCATCGTGCGCGACGCCCGCGCCCACCTGCATCCCGACGCCTGGCTGCTGTTCGAGCACGGCTGGAACCAGGGCCTGGCGGCCCGCGTGCTGCTCGCCGAGGCCGGCTACGCCGACGTTTTCAGCGCCCTGGACCTGGAACAACGCGATCGCGTTTCCGGTGGGCGCAGGAGCGCGTAG
- the ltaE gene encoding low-specificity L-threonine aldolase: protein MEWVDLRSDTVTRPTAAMREAMLVADVGDDVYGEDPTVNALQQRLADELGFDAGLFVPSGTQSNLLALMSHCERGDEYLVGADAHTYKFEGGGAAVLGSIQPQPIAQATDGSLPLERIEAAIKPVDPHFARTRVLALENTWHGRTLPLDYLQSAHDTARAHGLGLHLDGARLFNAAVAGGVPAREIARHFDTVSICLSKGLGAPVGSVLLGSHGLIDKARRWRKVAGGGWRQAGMLAAAGQYALDHHVARLADDHRRAAYLAGRLREIAGVDLLGQYTNMVFVDVPAGRLRELDVHLREARIRISIGYLPTLRLVTHLDIDDDGIERTAAAFAAFFGHG from the coding sequence GTGGAATGGGTTGATCTGCGCAGCGATACGGTAACGCGCCCCACCGCCGCCATGCGCGAAGCGATGCTGGTGGCCGACGTCGGCGACGACGTCTACGGCGAGGACCCCACCGTCAACGCGCTGCAGCAGCGGCTGGCCGACGAGCTCGGCTTCGACGCCGGCCTGTTCGTGCCCAGCGGCACCCAGTCCAACCTGCTGGCGCTGATGAGCCACTGCGAGCGCGGCGACGAATACCTGGTCGGCGCGGACGCGCACACCTACAAGTTCGAGGGCGGCGGCGCGGCGGTGCTCGGTTCGATCCAGCCGCAGCCGATCGCGCAGGCGACCGACGGCAGCCTGCCGCTGGAGCGCATCGAAGCGGCGATCAAGCCGGTCGACCCCCACTTCGCGCGTACCCGCGTGCTGGCGCTGGAGAACACCTGGCATGGCCGCACGCTGCCGCTGGACTACCTGCAGTCGGCCCACGACACGGCACGTGCGCATGGACTTGGCCTGCACCTGGACGGCGCGCGGCTGTTCAACGCCGCGGTGGCCGGTGGCGTGCCGGCGCGCGAGATCGCGCGGCACTTCGACACGGTGTCGATATGCCTGTCGAAGGGCCTCGGCGCGCCGGTCGGTTCGGTACTGCTCGGTTCGCACGGGCTGATCGACAAGGCGCGCCGCTGGCGCAAGGTCGCCGGCGGCGGCTGGCGCCAGGCCGGCATGCTCGCCGCGGCGGGCCAGTACGCGCTGGACCACCATGTGGCGCGGCTGGCCGACGACCACCGCCGCGCCGCCTACCTGGCCGGTCGCCTGCGCGAGATCGCCGGCGTCGACCTGCTCGGCCAGTACACCAACATGGTGTTCGTCGACGTGCCCGCCGGCCGCCTGCGCGAATTGGACGTCCATCTGCGCGAGGCCCGCATCCGCATCAGCATCGGCTACCTGCCCACGCTGCGCCTGGTGACCCACCTGGACATCGACGACGACGGCATCGAGCGCACGGCCGCGGCCTTCGCGGCGTTCTTCGGGCACGGCTGA
- the lptG gene encoding LPS export ABC transporter permease LptG, with product MTVFNIKRVDRLVALSVLGSMLMVWLVLTGFDAVTQLLRQLGNVGKHGYTLSNAVAYVLVTFPRRAYEMFGNAALIGGLLGLGGLASTGELTALRAAGMSRLRIVGSAAGVVAVLIVGVVIMGETLAPWGDQQAQAMQLRAKTGSLGMGTSSGLWARDGADVINARGTSLKQRDGVGAVQLSDVRVFTFGADGKLSRFVWGRTAEHNGKQWVLHDARVTTLDAQGTHASTAAALPWQSSLDPQVLAQSVIQPQYLSMRDLRRNMDYLEGNGQSSGSYAVAFWRRALYPLNVLVLVLCAMPFAFGSLRSGGLGKRMFIGILLALGWYFLQQAMVNFGTVYGMPPLVANLLPALILVAAAWLYFRRRV from the coding sequence ATGACGGTATTCAACATCAAGCGGGTCGACCGGCTGGTGGCGCTGAGCGTGCTCGGCTCGATGCTGATGGTGTGGCTGGTGCTGACCGGCTTCGATGCGGTGACCCAGCTGCTGCGCCAGCTCGGCAACGTCGGCAAGCATGGCTACACGCTGAGCAATGCGGTGGCCTATGTGCTGGTGACCTTCCCGCGTCGCGCCTACGAGATGTTCGGCAATGCCGCGCTGATCGGCGGCCTGCTCGGCCTGGGCGGGCTGGCCAGCACCGGCGAGCTCACCGCGTTGCGCGCGGCTGGCATGTCGCGCCTGCGCATCGTCGGCTCGGCGGCGGGCGTGGTCGCGGTGCTGATCGTCGGCGTGGTGATCATGGGCGAGACGCTGGCGCCGTGGGGCGACCAGCAGGCGCAGGCGATGCAGTTGCGCGCGAAGACCGGCAGCCTCGGCATGGGCACCAGCAGCGGGCTGTGGGCGCGCGACGGCGCCGACGTGATCAACGCCCGCGGCACCTCGCTGAAGCAGCGCGACGGCGTCGGCGCGGTGCAGTTGAGCGACGTGCGCGTGTTCACTTTCGGTGCGGACGGCAAGCTCAGCCGCTTCGTATGGGGCAGGACTGCCGAGCACAACGGCAAGCAATGGGTGCTGCACGACGCGCGCGTCACCACGCTGGATGCGCAGGGCACGCACGCCAGCACCGCGGCCGCGCTGCCGTGGCAGTCCAGCCTCGATCCACAGGTGCTGGCGCAGTCGGTGATCCAGCCGCAGTACCTCTCCATGCGCGACCTGCGCCGCAACATGGACTATCTCGAAGGCAACGGCCAGAGCTCCGGCAGCTACGCGGTGGCGTTCTGGCGGCGTGCGCTGTATCCGCTCAACGTGCTGGTGCTGGTGCTGTGCGCGATGCCGTTCGCGTTCGGTTCGCTGCGTTCCGGCGGGCTGGGCAAGCGCATGTTCATCGGCATCCTGCTCGCGCTCGGCTGGTACTTCCTGCAGCAGGCGATGGTCAACTTCGGCACCGTGTACGGCATGCCGCCGCTGGTGGCGAACCTGCTGCCGGCGCTGATCCTGGTGGCCGCCGCCTGGTTGTACTTCCGCCGCCGCGTCTGA
- the lptF gene encoding LPS export ABC transporter permease LptF has translation MLSILDRYFLRELAQTVAATVVVLLVIVAGSAFAKVLQQVANGSFPASVMFQVLGLRTLDGLTNMLPLASFVGVLLGLGRMYRESEMHVLSSSGMGPRGLLRPILMLGGLLVALTALVSLGLGPWAVRTSDALVAEANRSVIAAGLDAGRFTELPGRGGIIFVDSLSRDGSKLGRTFVASQSEGKDGPPHLKVVSAASGALYQESNGEGRFIAFKDGWQYDIPLGANNWRQMQYRRNDTSLSSVQANDDDDPAHSKSSWTLFRSVDPTDRAEFAWRANAPPLTFVLLLLALPLSRQSPREPKYGRLLLAVVTFYLYYTLLALGRAQIGKGHWHSEAPLWALHALVLALALWMLWKQYSPRKLRGSSSGVPA, from the coding sequence ATGCTGAGCATCCTCGACCGCTACTTCCTGCGCGAGCTGGCGCAGACCGTGGCCGCCACCGTGGTGGTGCTGCTGGTGATCGTGGCCGGCAGCGCGTTCGCCAAGGTGCTGCAGCAGGTGGCCAACGGCAGCTTCCCGGCCAGCGTGATGTTCCAGGTGCTGGGCCTGCGCACGCTCGACGGCCTCACCAACATGCTGCCGCTGGCCAGCTTCGTCGGCGTGCTGCTCGGGCTGGGCCGGATGTACCGCGAGAGCGAGATGCACGTGCTGTCCTCGTCGGGCATGGGCCCGCGCGGGTTGCTGCGGCCGATACTGATGCTCGGCGGGCTGCTGGTGGCGCTCACCGCGCTGGTTTCGCTGGGACTGGGGCCGTGGGCGGTGCGCACCAGCGACGCGCTGGTGGCCGAGGCGAACCGTTCGGTGATCGCGGCCGGGCTCGACGCCGGGCGCTTCACCGAACTGCCAGGCAGGGGCGGCATCATCTTCGTCGACAGCCTGAGTCGCGACGGCAGCAAGCTGGGGCGCACTTTCGTGGCGAGTCAGAGCGAGGGCAAGGACGGCCCGCCGCACCTCAAGGTGGTCAGCGCGGCCAGCGGCGCGCTGTACCAGGAGAGCAACGGCGAAGGCCGCTTCATCGCGTTCAAGGACGGCTGGCAGTACGACATTCCGCTGGGTGCGAACAACTGGCGGCAGATGCAGTACCGGCGCAACGACACCTCGCTGTCCAGCGTGCAGGCCAACGACGACGATGACCCGGCGCATTCCAAGAGCAGCTGGACGCTGTTCCGCTCGGTCGACCCGACCGACCGCGCCGAATTCGCCTGGCGCGCCAACGCACCGCCGCTGACCTTCGTGCTGCTGCTGCTGGCGTTGCCGCTGTCGCGGCAGAGTCCGCGCGAACCGAAATACGGCCGCCTGCTGCTGGCGGTGGTCACCTTCTATCTCTATTACACGCTGCTGGCGCTGGGCCGTGCGCAGATCGGCAAGGGCCACTGGCATAGCGAGGCGCCGCTGTGGGCGCTGCACGCACTGGTGCTGGCGCTGGCGCTGTGGATGCTGTGGAAGCAGTATTCCCCGCGCAAGCTGCGCGGGTCGTCGTCGGGTGTGCCGGCATGA
- a CDS encoding leucyl aminopeptidase: MTLQFSLGAAAPATVDSACVLIGVYEQGVLTSAAAQLDSAAGGAIKRQVESGDISGKAGSTTVLFAPAGVAAQRVLVVGLGAQKSFDAARYQKVNIEATRALGRLPVANAVSYLTEVDVPGRDIAWRVRIAALASDHAAYRYTATFKPRDKSKQNELAALTFAASADAQAGLDQAVAIAEGVRFARELANLPPNICNPAYIAAQAQAFADAQDKVSCSVLDHVEMEKLGFGSLLAVARGSVNKPRLIALEYKGGNDGDKPYALVGKGVTFDSGGISLKPGAGMEEMKFDMGGAAGVLGAFVAAVKMGLKLNLVCVVPSVENMPGGDSYRPSDVLTSLSGLTIEVLNTDAEGRLILCDALTYTVQTFQPQALVDAATLTGACVIALGKHASGLMSKHDDLAAELLAAGEETLDRAWRLPLWDDYQAQLDSGFADVANIGGKSAGAITAGCFLSRFTDGQRWAHLDIAGTAWEEGRKGLATGRPVALLAQWLLDRDS; the protein is encoded by the coding sequence ATGACACTCCAGTTCAGCCTCGGCGCCGCCGCCCCCGCCACCGTCGACAGCGCCTGCGTGCTGATCGGCGTGTACGAACAGGGCGTGCTGACCAGCGCGGCGGCCCAGCTGGACAGTGCCGCCGGCGGCGCGATCAAGCGCCAGGTGGAGAGCGGCGACATCAGCGGCAAGGCTGGTTCCACCACCGTGCTGTTCGCGCCTGCTGGCGTCGCCGCGCAACGCGTGCTGGTGGTCGGCCTGGGCGCGCAGAAATCGTTCGACGCGGCGCGCTACCAGAAGGTGAACATCGAAGCGACGCGCGCGCTCGGCCGCCTGCCGGTGGCGAACGCGGTGTCCTATCTCACCGAGGTGGACGTGCCCGGCCGCGACATTGCCTGGCGCGTGCGCATCGCCGCACTGGCCAGCGACCACGCCGCCTACCGCTACACCGCCACGTTCAAGCCGCGCGACAAGAGCAAGCAGAACGAACTGGCCGCGCTCACCTTCGCCGCCAGCGCCGACGCGCAAGCCGGCCTGGACCAGGCCGTGGCGATCGCCGAGGGCGTGCGCTTCGCGCGCGAGCTGGCCAACCTGCCGCCAAACATCTGCAACCCGGCGTACATCGCCGCGCAGGCCCAGGCCTTCGCCGACGCGCAGGACAAGGTCAGCTGCAGCGTGCTCGACCACGTCGAGATGGAGAAGCTCGGCTTCGGCTCGCTGCTGGCGGTGGCGCGCGGCTCGGTCAACAAGCCGCGGCTGATCGCACTCGAGTACAAGGGCGGCAACGACGGCGACAAGCCGTACGCGCTGGTCGGCAAGGGCGTCACCTTCGACTCCGGCGGCATCAGCCTGAAACCCGGCGCCGGCATGGAGGAGATGAAGTTCGACATGGGCGGCGCCGCCGGCGTGCTCGGTGCGTTCGTCGCCGCGGTGAAGATGGGCCTGAAGCTCAACCTGGTCTGTGTGGTGCCCAGCGTGGAGAACATGCCCGGCGGCGACAGCTACCGCCCCAGCGACGTGCTGACCAGCCTGTCCGGCCTCACCATCGAAGTGCTCAACACCGACGCCGAAGGCCGGCTGATCCTGTGCGATGCGCTGACCTATACCGTGCAGACCTTCCAGCCGCAGGCGCTGGTCGACGCCGCCACGCTCACCGGCGCCTGCGTGATCGCGCTGGGCAAGCACGCCAGCGGCCTGATGAGCAAGCACGACGACCTCGCCGCCGAACTGCTCGCCGCCGGCGAGGAAACGCTGGACCGCGCCTGGCGCCTGCCGCTGTGGGACGACTACCAGGCGCAGCTCGACTCCGGCTTCGCCGACGTCGCCAACATCGGCGGCAAGAGCGCCGGCGCGATCACCGCCGGCTGCTTCCTGTCGCGCTTCACCGACGGCCAGCGCTGGGCCCACCTGGACATCGCCGGCACTGCCTGGGAGGAAGGCCGCAAGGGCCTCGCCACCGGCCGCCCGGTGGCGCTGCTGGCGCAGTGGCTGTTGGACCGGGATTCGTGA
- a CDS encoding DNA polymerase III subunit chi, which yields MRADFYLIDKPRFREQPLLLVCELAKKAFAGEQPTLILARDFAQAEALDELLWAFDDDAMIPHQLAGDDDDEQTAVLIAPPGVDSADRPLLINLRESCPAGHYQRVLEVVAADPAERAGSRTRWREYQRLGFELHKYDM from the coding sequence ATGCGCGCCGACTTCTACCTGATCGACAAGCCGCGCTTCCGCGAGCAGCCGCTGCTGCTGGTCTGCGAGCTGGCGAAGAAGGCATTCGCCGGCGAGCAGCCGACGCTGATCCTGGCCCGCGACTTTGCCCAGGCCGAGGCGCTGGACGAGCTGCTGTGGGCGTTCGACGACGACGCGATGATCCCGCACCAGCTGGCCGGTGATGACGACGACGAGCAGACCGCGGTGCTGATCGCGCCGCCAGGCGTGGACAGCGCCGACCGGCCGCTGCTGATCAACCTGCGCGAGAGCTGCCCCGCCGGCCACTACCAGCGCGTGCTGGAAGTGGTGGCCGCCGACCCGGCCGAACGCGCGGGCTCGCGTACGCGCTGGCGCGAGTACCAGCGGCTGGGTTTCGAGCTGCACAAGTACGACATGTGA